The following is a genomic window from Sphingobacterium spiritivorum.
GTATAATACAGGAGGTGTGCGCTCTTCAGGCAATCTTACATGGGGTAATGAAAGTTACTTTACCTATACCAAGAATATTGATAACAAGCACAATTTTGGGGCGGTACTGGGTATGAGTTTTCAAAAATGGCGTTATGATCGTACCGGATTAGACGGAATGTATTTCCCAAGTGATGATATCCGTACGTTGAATGCTGCTTCCGTGATTTCGAATCAGGGTGTTAACGTGGCTTCAGAGCATGCAATGCTTTCTTATTTTGGTAGAGCGACTTACGATTACCGTGGAAAATATCTGTTAGAATTTAACTTACGTGCGGACGGTTCATCCCGTTTTGGACGTGACAAGCGATTCGGTTACTTCCCTTCCGCATCGGCAGGATGGCGTTTTGTAGAGGAGCAGGTTGTGAAAGATCTGGGTTGGCTGAGTGATGGTAAGTTACGCTTCAGTCTGGGTAGTACCGGAAACGAGGCTATAGGTGATTACACTTCACGCGGAGAATTTACTTTAGGTACGAATTACCTGGACTTCTCGGGTGCCTCACCGACAGTAATGCCTAATGCGAGCCTTACATGGGAGACAACCAAACAGTATAACTTAGGTCTGGAGTTGGGATTCATCAACAACAGGATCATGTTCTCTACTGATGCTTATCTGAAGAAAACAAAAGACTTATTGTATAATGTGCCTATTCCAAGCACTACAGGTTTTGAATATATAACACAGAATATCGGTTCTATCGAAAACCGCGGTCTGGAATTTAGCTTACAGACCCGCAATCTGGAAGGCGCTTTCACCTGGAATACCAATATTAATGTCAGTCTTAACCGTAATAAAATAACATCTTTACCTAAAAACCTGCTGACCAACGGTTACATACAGAATGGTAATTTCCACATTCTGCAGGAAGGATTGCCGATAGGGGTATTTTATGGATGGCGTTTTCAGGGTGTTTATTCCCGTGACGAAGATAACGTGAACGGAGTCACCAATGGAGCTAACGGTCCGGTATTCGTCGGAGGAGATCCGATCTGGAAAGATCTGAATAATGATAATATCATCAATCAGGATGACAGAGAGATTATCGGTTATGCCGAGCCTAAATATTTTGGAGGTATTTCCAATGATTTCAGTTATAAAAATTTCCACCTGAATGTATTTTTTCAATATTCTGTCGGTAATGAGATTTACAGTGAGCTGAATCATCAGCGTAATTCTATTGTACGGTACAACAACTTATCCACAGATGCCCTGAACAGATGGCGTCAACAGGGGGATGTGACAGACTTCCCGCGTCTTATTCGCGATGATCCGAAGCAATCTGACAGCAGAGTGCAAAGCCGCTGGGTAGAGGATGGTTCATACATCAAACTGAAAAATGTTAATCTGAGATATTCCTTCAAATCGGATTGGATAAAAAGAATCGGAATGCGTAAGCTGGATGCCTTTGTGACTGCAACTAACCTGATCACCTGGACGAAATACACCGGTTTTGATCCCGATGTAAACTCTTATTCAGGACTTCGTGTCGGTTTGGATGAAGGTTCGTATCCGCAGAGTCGTACCTATATGTTCGGTTTAATCTTTGGACTTTAATT
Proteins encoded in this region:
- a CDS encoding SusC/RagA family TonB-linked outer membrane protein: MIFITNHRKTKGSNRAFFLTIWFLGLMLSAPGSTFAQQKQVSGKVIDAATKEPLPGVSVLLMGQNSGISTDNSGNFTLKDVREGQSLVFSFLGYTSQTVKVDTRNVYNISLNSLSTLMEETVVVGYGRQKRRNLTGSVVSVGASEIEKTTLQDPLSILQGRAAGVQVSSNSGAPGGEMTIRVRGNSSLNSGNNPLFVVDGIPIESNSISSLNGTENSGLNPLADINPSDIASMEILKDAASTAIYGSRAANGVVMITTKRGAEGKPEVLLNATTGVSSLTRKLSVLNARQYREAVLDSYNAMTVPEDPYYTLIDSLNPMNNGDVDWQDELMRSAKQYKIDLSVRGGNQGTKYAWSSSYLDQDGVILNSNYKRFTSRLNVDFNISDRIRIGQSVSYTNAVNNRTNAAGSGNLSIIRSLLVRPPNMSMYLPDGSLNGYMIGQRNPVGMALYATNLNKSNRIIGSQYLEIDIYKDLKFRSNVNLDYIAMKEDEFMPSILDYREGYNTGGVRSSGNLTWGNESYFTYTKNIDNKHNFGAVLGMSFQKWRYDRTGLDGMYFPSDDIRTLNAASVISNQGVNVASEHAMLSYFGRATYDYRGKYLLEFNLRADGSSRFGRDKRFGYFPSASAGWRFVEEQVVKDLGWLSDGKLRFSLGSTGNEAIGDYTSRGEFTLGTNYLDFSGASPTVMPNASLTWETTKQYNLGLELGFINNRIMFSTDAYLKKTKDLLYNVPIPSTTGFEYITQNIGSIENRGLEFSLQTRNLEGAFTWNTNINVSLNRNKITSLPKNLLTNGYIQNGNFHILQEGLPIGVFYGWRFQGVYSRDEDNVNGVTNGANGPVFVGGDPIWKDLNNDNIINQDDREIIGYAEPKYFGGISNDFSYKNFHLNVFFQYSVGNEIYSELNHQRNSIVRYNNLSTDALNRWRQQGDVTDFPRLIRDDPKQSDSRVQSRWVEDGSYIKLKNVNLRYSFKSDWIKRIGMRKLDAFVTATNLITWTKYTGFDPDVNSYSGLRVGLDEGSYPQSRTYMFGLIFGL